The following coding sequences are from one Methanosarcina sp. WWM596 window:
- a CDS encoding ATP-binding protein produces the protein MKYEDADILAFISNKSKPTSASEKDAESDDNAGSDESSKARDLEKKDLEKDLLTEVPGLDSLPAFEEFPVSSAEAPMEADPHNSLNNGSNTASQALPSRSQAVPELTSSFSPDNSFVARLSGKDELPFEAFDGYDFETSGVTPSLDEAFGIVTTGIEPLEITHSGATITGYIASARRSEIRLGTYVVVPYEGGEKLFARVGKLQYRQEFAVDDATEIHSRRMLNARASPMNEADYKFLACLDPLCILYRKKSDSALTRRMADRIPRPNTPILPVTDRLEVQTGLNIPEEGVFLGHLSVGGELVKTHSEPETVAYYLRNDYFLGDPLIFRHILICGSTGTGKTFLSKNILRQFMTESNRYRLRNSPDKARKNPCLVIMDPQDEYSQLFEDNETLTEEDKFRFESENVTYGRVQSTKAFVAKVDGQKYPGDKSRAEQLEFTIPFSLVKHNSWLISAAGMSELQYIGLEVLLGDFFKSSVPHTYLNFINYIENEGTRSHYVDSGKLHESSYDGIVRRVSSRFFPKVFDQDATPITEIVDKIFKPGQISVFPTEYISSPRIRDLIVLTIMSLIVDNKLNTTGIDAIKETPIVLALDEAHRYLSRANGEHARLIISRFADAARQGRKEALGLFLITQDPQDIDDTVFKQVNTKLILNLNNDAAISSLNVPKEYERRIPYLKKGQMIIHSPDNSDIVEILGLSNCVVRHR, from the coding sequence ATGAAATATGAAGATGCCGATATTCTGGCTTTTATTTCCAATAAGTCAAAACCTACTTCTGCTTCTGAAAAGGATGCCGAATCCGACGATAATGCAGGCTCAGATGAAAGTTCCAAGGCGAGGGATCTGGAAAAAAAAGACCTGGAAAAGGATCTGCTTACGGAAGTCCCCGGCTTGGACTCACTGCCAGCTTTTGAAGAATTCCCTGTTTCTTCAGCTGAAGCTCCTATGGAAGCCGATCCGCATAACTCTTTAAATAATGGTTCAAATACAGCCTCTCAGGCTCTTCCCAGCCGTTCACAGGCTGTTCCGGAGCTCACGTCCTCTTTTTCCCCGGATAACTCTTTTGTTGCAAGGCTTTCCGGAAAAGATGAACTTCCATTTGAAGCATTTGATGGCTATGATTTTGAAACCTCCGGAGTTACTCCATCTCTGGATGAAGCTTTCGGAATTGTCACAACCGGTATAGAGCCTCTGGAAATAACTCACTCGGGAGCTACAATTACTGGATACATTGCTTCTGCCCGCAGGAGTGAGATTAGGCTTGGGACATATGTTGTTGTGCCGTATGAGGGTGGAGAAAAACTCTTTGCAAGGGTAGGAAAACTTCAGTACAGGCAGGAGTTTGCAGTGGATGATGCAACTGAAATCCATTCGAGGCGCATGCTGAATGCCCGGGCAAGCCCTATGAATGAGGCAGACTATAAGTTTCTTGCCTGCCTTGACCCTCTTTGCATCCTGTACCGGAAAAAATCAGATAGTGCACTTACACGCAGGATGGCAGACAGAATTCCTCGCCCGAATACTCCTATACTGCCTGTTACGGATAGGCTTGAAGTTCAAACAGGGTTGAACATACCTGAAGAGGGGGTTTTCCTGGGGCACCTCAGCGTTGGAGGAGAACTTGTAAAGACCCACTCTGAACCCGAAACAGTTGCCTATTACCTGAGAAACGATTATTTTCTGGGCGACCCCCTTATTTTCAGGCATATACTGATCTGCGGGAGCACGGGAACAGGAAAGACTTTCCTCTCAAAAAACATCCTGCGCCAGTTCATGACCGAAAGCAACCGGTACCGACTGCGGAATTCTCCCGATAAAGCCCGGAAAAATCCCTGCCTGGTAATTATGGATCCTCAGGACGAATATTCCCAGCTTTTTGAGGACAACGAAACCCTGACCGAAGAGGACAAATTCAGGTTTGAGTCCGAAAATGTCACTTACGGCAGGGTTCAGTCCACAAAGGCTTTTGTGGCAAAGGTAGACGGACAGAAATATCCCGGAGATAAATCAAGGGCAGAACAGCTCGAGTTTACAATTCCGTTTTCCCTTGTGAAGCACAACTCCTGGCTGATATCGGCAGCCGGAATGTCTGAACTTCAGTACATAGGGCTTGAAGTGCTCCTCGGGGACTTTTTCAAATCAAGCGTTCCCCATACCTACCTGAACTTCATTAACTACATTGAAAATGAAGGTACTCGTTCCCACTACGTTGACAGTGGAAAACTGCATGAGTCCTCTTATGATGGAATTGTGAGGAGAGTCAGTAGTCGGTTTTTCCCGAAGGTATTTGATCAGGATGCAACTCCAATCACCGAAATTGTGGATAAAATCTTCAAGCCAGGGCAAATTTCGGTTTTCCCAACCGAGTACATAAGTTCTCCTAGAATCAGGGACCTCATAGTGCTCACAATCATGAGCCTGATTGTTGACAACAAGCTCAATACCACAGGGATTGATGCCATTAAAGAAACTCCAATCGTCCTGGCGCTGGATGAAGCTCATCGCTATCTTTCCCGTGCAAACGGAGAACATGCCCGTCTTATCATCTCCCGTTTCGCCGACGCAGCCCGGCAGGGAAGAAAGGAAGCGTTGGGGCTCTTTTTGATCACGCAGGACCCTCAGGATATTGACGACACTGTTTTCAAGCAGGTCAACACAAAGCTGATCCTTAATCTCAATAATGACGCTGCAATCTCATCCTTAAACGTCCCTAAAGAATACGAACGCAGGATTCCTTATCTCAAAAAAGGACAGATGATAATCCACAGCCCTGATAACAGTGATATTGTGGAAATCCTTGGGCTTTCAAACTGCGTTGTGAGGCACCGCTAA